Below is a window of Defluviimonas sp. SAOS-178_SWC DNA.
ATCGCCTTCATCGCGATGATCTTCCTGCCGGTGATGCGCGTGGGCGGCATGCAGTTCTTCCGCACCGAGGGCTTCGACACGTTCGGAAAGGTGTTGCCCCGCGCCACCGACATCGCGCGCGAATTGTTCTTCGTCTATGTCGCGCTGACCGCGAGCTGCATGGGGGTCTACGGCCTTCTCGGCATGCCGCCCTTCGAGGCGGTGGCGCATGGCCTCGCCACCATCGCCACGGGCGGTTTTTCCCCGCGCTCCGCGTCATTCTCGGGCTATTCCGGGTCGATCCACTATGCGACGGCGATCTTCATGCTGCTCGGCAGCTTCCCCTACATCCGGTATGTCCAGCTGGTCCGGGGCAGCGCGATCCCGCTCTGGCGCGACGTGCAGGTGCGCGGCTACCTGACCTGGGTCGCCGTGGCGGTGCTGGCCGTTGCCGGATGGCGGTTCGCGACAAGCGATCAGGGGCTGGAGCCGGCGTTTCGGGAATCGCTCTTCAATCTCGTCTCGGTCATGTCGAGCACGGGGTTCGGCGCGGGCGACTTCGCGGCCTGGGGATCGTTCTCGATCATCGTCGCGATGTGGATCGGCGTCATCGGCGCCTGTTCGGGGTCGAGCGCGGCCGGGCTCTCGGTCTTCCGGGTGCAGATCATGTTCGGTGCCCTGGCAGAGCAGGTCCGCCGCATCCACGCGCCGCACCGGATCGCGCCGGTGCGGTATGCCGGGCGCACGGTCGATGCCGACACGATGGACGCGATCGTCCTCTATCTCGGCGCCTATATCCTGACCTTCGGGGCCATCGCGCTCCTCATCGACGAAACCGGCGTCGACTTCGAATCGGCGCTTTTCGCGTCCTGGACCTCGATCGGCAATATCGGCTACAGCTACGGCCCCCTCGTCGGCGCGACCGGGACGTTCATCGACTATCCCGACGTCGCGAAGGGTCTGATGATCCTTGCGATGATCATGGGGCGGCTGTCGCTTCTGTCGGTGCTGGTGATCCTGTTGCCGCGCTTCTGGCAGGACTGAGCATGCCCGGCGATCCGCTTGACACTGCCGCACATGGCCGCCAAGGCTCTGCCATGATCGACCTGCGCCCCGTCGGATACGTCATAGGCTTGCTGGCCGCGGTTCTCGGCGCGACGATGTCGGTTCCGATGGCGCTCGATTTCGCGTCCGAGAACGGCCACTGGCCGGCCTTTTTGCAAAGCGCCATTCTCACCTGCCTGACCGGGGGGCTGATGGCCGTCGCCTGTGCCAACGGCGTCGGGGAACGCCTGAGCCTTCAGCAGACTTTCCTTCTGGCGACCGGCGTGTGGGTGGCATTGCCGCTTTTCGGCGCCTTGCCGTTTCTCTTCGGCGCGACCGGTGCGCGGGTGGTGGATGCGGTCTTCGAGGCGATGTCGGGACTGACCACGACGGGGGCCACCGTCTTCGTCGGCCTCGAGGATCTGCCGGCCGGCCTCCTGCTCTGGCGGTCGATGCTGCAATGGTTCGGCGGGATCGGGATCATCATCGTGGCGATGGTCTTCCTGCCCGAACTCCGGGTCGGCGGCATGCAGATCTTCCGCTCCGAGGCGTTCGATACCGGCGGCAAGGTCCTGCCGCGCGCGGCCGAGATCGCGTCGCAGATCATGGGCATCTATATCGGCCTGACGATCCTGTGCGCGGTCGCCTACATGAGCGTCGGCATGACCGGGTTCGAAGCGATCAACCATGCCCTGACGACGATGTCCACGGGGGGGTTTTCGACCTCGGACGCGTCTTTCGGGGTCTTTCAGGGCGTGCCGGAATACCTCGCCTCGATCTTCATGGTCCTCGCGAGCTTGCCCTTCGTGCGCTACGTGCAGATGCTGGCCGGAACCTCCGGGCCGATGTTGCGCGACCCGCAGGTGCGGGCGTTCCTGTGGACGATCGGGGTGCTTGTGGCGGTCATCACCGCCTACCGGATCCTCGCCAACGGCGATCATCTCGAGCACGCCTTCCGCGAGGCGATCTTCAACGTCACCTCGATCATCACCGGGACCGGCTATGCGAGCGTCGACTACCAGCTCTGGGGCGCGTTCCCGATCGTGCTCTTCTTCTTCATCGGTCTCATCGGCGGCTGCGCCGGATCGACCTGCTGTTCGGTGAAGATCTTCCGCTACCAGTTGTTGATCGCCTCGGTTCGCGCCCAGATCCGCCGCATCCACTCGCCGAACGGCCTGTTCACCCCGCGCTATCAGGGCCAGCCGGTCACGGAGGAGGTGATGTCCTCGGTCATGGCCTTTTTCGGGATCTTCATTGTCAGCCTCGGCCTCATCTCGGTGGCGCTGGCGCTGACCGGGCTCGACTTCGTCACCGCGATCTCGGGCGCGGCCACGGCGATCGCCAATATCGGTCCGGGTCTTGGCGACATCATCGGGCCGGCCGGCAATTTCGCCTCGATCAACGACACGGCGAAGTGGATCCTGACCGTCGCGATGCTTCTCGGCCGGCTGGAACTTCTCGTGGTGCTGGTGATCTTCCTGCCACGGTTCTGGCGGACATGACGGCAAGGCGGGCGTGACCCCGCCTTGCCCGGGGCGTCAGCGCCAGCAGGAAACGAGCACGGTCATGTCGCGCCCCAGGGTCGTCAGGTCTTCCGGCGCGAGTGTGGACACAGCCTCGGCGGAGGCCGGTTCGGCCGCCGCAAGTCCCGCCGCCTGAAGCGCGCCGGTGATCGTCTCCGCCGGCAAGGCGAAGCCGACATCGGAGGGCAGCACCCGGCCATCGGCCGTGTCCCGGGGCAGGAGCATCCCGATCACCGCGCCGCTGGTGCTGATGACCGGGCCGCCCGCGTCGCCGGCCCGCGTGGTGACGGCGAGCCGGGCGCGGTCGACCTCTCCCTCAAGGCCCTTCGTGTCGGCGAGCGTGCCGAAGCTCAGGACTGCGCTGTCGAGCGCATCCTCGTAGGAAAAGCCCGCGACGGCGATCTCGGAGTTGATCCGCACCCTGCCGCTTTCGAGCCGGGCATGAGCGCGCGGCGCAAGCGCGTCGCGCGGCTTCAGGACCGCCAGCCCAAGGCCCGCGTCGCGCAGCGTCACGTCCGCCTCGTAGTCGCCGTCGAGCGTGATCCGGGCGCAATTGTCGAGCACCGCATCCGTCGTCGCGACGAGCCCAGCCGCGTCAAGCCAGAACCCCGACCGTGAGAGAACCGGCCGCCGCACTTCGAGCCCGGAGACGAGATCCGCATGATCGACCGACAGGGGCTGGCCGAGCCCTTCGTCGAGCGCCTCGTCGCCGAGAGACCGGAACCCCGCCTTCATCGCCGCAAGCACCCTGACCGCCCGCGCGCCGTCCTCGGGCTTCCAGACCAGGGTGAACCCCTTGATGAGCCCGCCCGAAAGCTGCGCCTCGGTATGCGATTGCAACCGGTCGTTCTTGCCGCTGAGGACGAAGCTCGTCCGGTTCAGCTGGCGTTCGCCCGCGACCGGGACGATCTCCAGCGTCTGCATGATGTCGTAAAGCCCCGTGAGCGCCGCCTGATCGCCCTTTTGCGAGATCAGGAGCATCCGGAACCCGGACCCGTTCTTTTCGCGGAAATGGACGAAGGGCGGGGCGTAGCGGTCGAATTCGATCAGGGCGGCGGGGTAGGTGATCTCGATCCCGGCCTCGGTCTCGGTCAGGGTTTCAAGGCCAAGGGCGGCGCGTTCGCTCTCGTAGTGGCCGACAAGCTCGGCCCGCTGGGCGGTGGTCAGGATGCCGGTCTGTTCGTAGCCCTGCGCGGCCTGCCAGGCCGCCATCGACCGGCGGGTGCCCGCGCCGAAAGCGCCGTCGATGGCGCCGGCATAGAAATCGTCCCATTGCAACGCGCGTTGCAGCATCTGACGCTCCTCGGCCGTCAGGAGCGCCTCGGACCGCCGTGCCTCGGCGGGCGTTTCGTCTGTCGGTGTCGGGGCGGGGATGGGCAGGGCGGTCGCCGTCTCCGCCGCAGGGGCGGTCGGGCTCGGCGTCGCGGCCGCCGCGCCGACCGGCCAGAACTGCCGCCCGAACCGGTTGCCGAAGGCGATGTAGCTGTCGGCCGGGATAAGCCGCTCGCCCTTCAGGACCTGCAACTGGCGGTTGGCCTCGTCGGGCGAATAGGGTCCGAGCACGATCGCATACCAGCCGGTGTTCATGACGAAGCCGCCGACATTGGGAAAGACGCCGGCATAGGCCCGCGCGCGCTCCTCGCCCTCGCGCAAGGAGGGCTGCGCTTCGATCTGGACCCAGACCTGGTTCTGGGCCTGAACCGCCCCGGCCAGACCGAGCCAGACCGCCAGTCCGAATAGAATTGCCGCCAACCGCATGCGCAAAAACCCTTCCGCCGTTTCCTGTCGTCGCGAATCCGCCGCCGAACCTAGCAGGATGGTGCGCGGCGTCACGCCACAATCGCCCGTGGGCCGATTGACCGCCCCGCGGCTGTTGCCTATTGAGAACGCGCTTTTCCGCTTAGAAGGCTGACCATGTCCCCGACCGCCCCCCGCTCGTTCCAGGAGATCATCCTGCGCCTACAGACCTACTGGGCGGAGAAGGGCTGCGCCATCCTGCAGCCCTACGACATGGAGGTCGGGGCGGGCACCTTCCACCCGGCGACGACGCTCCGCTCGCTCGGCACGCGGCCCTGGGCGGCGGCCTACGTGCAGCCGTCGCGGCGGCCGACCGACGGCCGCTACGGCGAGAACCCGAACCGTCTTCAGCACTACTACCAGTACCAGGTCCTCATCAAACCCTCGCCGCCCGACCTGCAGGAACTGTACCTTGGCTCCCTCGCCGCCATCGGCATCGACGCCTCGCTCCACGATATCCGCTTTGTCGAGGACGACTGGGAAAGCCCGACGCTGGGTGCCTGGGGCCTTGGGTGGGAGGTCTGGTGCGACGGGATGGAGGTGAGCCAGTTCACCTATTTCCAGCAGGTCGGTGGTCATGATTGCCACCCGGTCTCGGGCGAGCTGACCTACGGGCTCGAACGCCTCGCAATGTATGTCCTTGGCATCGACCATGTCATGGACATGCCGTTCAACGACCCCCAGACGCCCATTGCGCTGACCTACGGCGACATCTTCCGCCAGACGGAGCAGGAATATTCCCGCTGGAACTTCGACCAGGCCGAGACCGACATGCTTCTGAAGCATTTCGAGGATGCCGAGGCGGAATGCGAACGCATCCTGGCAGCTCCGGCCGAGGACAAGGCGGGGCGCAGGATCGTCATGGCTCACCCGGCCTACGACCAGTGCATCAAGGCCAGCCACCTCTTCAACCTTCTCGACGCGCGCGGCGTCATCTCGGTGACGGAGCGGCAGGCCTATATCGGCCGCGTCCGCGCGCTTGCGAAGAAATGCGCCGATGCGTTCGTGACGACCGAAGCGGGCGGCCACCGGAATTCAGGGGCGGCAGCGTGAATGGCAAGCTCATCGTGGGGTTTCTGGTGGTAACGGCGCTTCTGGCCGGGGCGGCCATCTACTACCTTCAGGTCTATGCGTTCTACGAGCGGGTGGAACCGGCCTCGGCCGCCGCCGTGATCCGGCTGACGCCCATCGCGGGCACGCCGGAGCCGATGCTGACCGAAGGGTTCGAGGGGATCGACGCGGAAAGCTCGCCCCTTCGCTTCCGCGGCTGCTTCTCCACGCCGATGACGCTCGCCATGCTGAGCGAGACCTACGCGGTCTACGATAAGCCGACGCCGCTCATCGCGCCCTCCTGGTTCACCTGTTTCGACGCCGGCCGGATCAATGCGGACCTTGAGACCGGGGCGGCGCTGGCCTTCCTGTCGGAAAAGGACATCCATCCCGGCGTGGACCGCGTTGTCGCGGTCTATCCCGACGGCCGGGCCTTTGCCTGGCAGCAACTGAACGAAAGCGCGGATCAATAGATGCCCGATCTTCTCATCGAACTCTTTTCCGAGGAAATCCCCGCGCGGATGCAGGGGAAGGCCCGCGACGACCTGAAAAAGCTCGTCACCGACGGGCTGGTGGAGGCGGGGCTGACCTATGCGGGCGCCCATGCGCTTTCCACCCCGCGCCGTCTGGTGCTGGCGGTGGACGGGCTGGCGGCGGAAAGCAAGGCGGTGCGCGAGGAGCGGAAGGGCCCGGCGACGACCGCGCCCGAGCAGGCCGTGCAGGGGTTCCTGCGGTCGACCGGGCTGACGCTCGACCAGCTTGAGGTGCGCGACGACAAGAAGGGCCAGGTCTATTTCGCGGTCATCGAGAAGCCGGGGCGGAAGGCCGCCGGCATCGTGGCCGAGGTGCTGGAATCCACGATCCGCAGCTTCCCCTGGCCGAAGTCGATGCGCTGGGGCGCGGGAAGCCTTCGCTGGGTGCGGCCGCTGCATTCGATCCTCTGCATCCTGAGCGATGAACACGGGGCGGAGATCGTGCCGCTGGACGTCGACGGGATCGTCGCGGGCAACGTCACGCGCGGCCATCGCTTCCTTGCGCCGGGGGCGTTTTCCGTCGCGAGTTTCGAGGATTACGCGGCGAAGCTTAAGCTTGCCAAGGTGGCGCTGAACCCGGTCGAGCGGGCCGAGCATATCTGGCACGACGCCACCAATGCCGCCTTCGCGGCCGGGCTCGAGGTCGTCGAGGACAGGGGTCTTCTGACCGAGGTCGCGGGGCTTGTCGAATGGCCCGTGGTGCTGATGGGCAAGATCGGCGCGGACTTTTTGGGCCTGCCGCCGGAGGTGCTGCAAACCAGCATGCGCGAACATCAGAAGTTCTTCTCCTGCCGCAACCCGAAGAGCGGGCGGATCGAGGGCTTCATCACGGTCGCCAATACCGATACGGCGGATCATGGGCAGACGATCCTGAAGGGCAACCAGAAGGTGCTCTCGGCGCGGCTTTCCGACGCAAAGTTCTTCTGGGAGAATGACTTGCGGACCGTTGCTCAGGAAGGGCTGGAGGGCATGGCGGCAGGGCTCGCCAACGTCACCTTCCACAACAAGCTCGGGAGCCAGAAGGACCGGATCGACCGGATCGAGGCGCTGGCGCGCGAGATCGCGCCCTCGGTCGGCGCGAAGCCCGATCTGGCGGCCGAGGCCGCGCGGGTCGCCAAGGCCGACCTGCAATCGGCGATGGTCGGCGAGTTCCCCGAACTTCAGGGCACGATGGGCGTCTACTACGCCAAGGCCGCCAAGCTGCCCGAGGCGGTCGCCAATGCCTGCAAGGCGCATTACCAGCCGCTCGGGCCGTCGGACGACGTGCCGACCGAGCCGGTCTCCGTCGCCGTCGCGCTCGCCGACAAGATCGACACGCTGACCGGCTTCTGGGCGATCGACGAGAAGCCCACGGGGTCGAAGGATCCGTTTGCTCTGAGAAGGGCAGCGTTGGGGGTGATCCGGTTGGTCAGCCTAGCCGATCGGCGGGTTCCGTTAAAATCATTGGTGCGCAACTGTGTTGGCGATTATGCACTTACTTTCCTCAATGACCCGGTCATTTCGGAAGTCGTAACTGCCCACATGCGCGATGATATCCTCTACGGAGAGGATATCATTCGTGACCAAGAGCTGGCAATCAAGCGCGCAAATGAATTTTTTGTTGTATCACTAGCCCTTAGCATGGAATTTGAGTACGAAAATGAGGAGGGCAGCAACCGACTCCCTCCAGCTAGCCAAGCGGCCAAACTCTCTGCGCTTTCGACCCTGCCGACAATACTAGAGGAGCTCGGCTTGAGCTACGCAGGGCTACAGAGCCAGGTCGACTGGAATGAACAACACAACAGAGCTTATTGCTCAGCGGCAGTTGCGTTGAAAAATGCTGTCGAAGAAATCACGTCTAACCTCCTCGCCTTCTTCCACGACCGCCTCAAGGTCCATCTCCGTGACGAGGGCATCCGGCACGACGTCATCGACGCCTGCCTCGCCATGCCGGGCAATGACGACCTGACGCTTCTGGTCAAACGCGCCGAAGCGCTGAGCGCGTTCCTCAAGACCGATGACGGCGGCAACCTCATTCATGGGTTCAAGCGGGCCAACAACATCCTGACGCAGGCCGAGGAAAAGGACGGGGTCGAATACTCCTTCGGCGCTGACGCGAAATTCGCCGAGGATGCGACCGAACGCAGCCTCTTCGCCGCGCTCGACACGGCAGAGGCGGAGATCGTGCCGGCGATGGAGGCTGAGGAGTTCGGCGCGGCGATGGCGGCGATGGCCAAGCTCCGCGCGCCGATCGACGCCTTCTTCGAGGCGGTGCAGGTCAACACCGACAACGAAATCGTCCGGCGGAACCGGCTGAACCTTCTCAGCCGCATCCGCACGATCTGCCTGAGCGTGGCGGATCTGACCAAGGTCGAAGGATAAGGCCCGGCCCGCCGCAGGGGCGGCGGGCGTTCGAGGCTTCAATCGCTCCACCGGAGCGATTGATCGGGCCATGCGGCCCGACCGCCTCTCACCCCTCCGCCGTGAACTGCGCCGCCGCGACCTGCCAGCCTTCCGGCCCGGCGACGAGAACCGCCGAGAGGATCGCGCCCACGCGCCCCGCATCGCTGCCGTCGGGATGGACGATTCCCGAGAGCACGTAGCGCTGCATCACCTGCGCCACGCCACCGGCGAGGGACCGCGTCTTGGTGCGCCCGGTCACCAGCTTCGCCCGCGCGAAGGCGCCCGCAAGCTCGCCCGCGAGGGTCGCGGTGATGGCCTTGCGGCCCTCGGCCCAGTGGCCGGTCAGCGTCAGGAAATCGGCGTCCTCGGCGAAAAGCGCCGCGAGGATCTTCGCGTCGCGCGCCGCCCAGGCATTGGCGAAGGCGCGCGGGAATTCGGCGGGTTCGGCGAGGCTCATGCGTTCCCCTCGACGATCTTGCCGGGATTGAGGATGCCGTCGGGGTCGAGCGCGCGCTTGATCCGCGCCATCACTTCCCAGGCGTCGCCATGTTCCATCGCCATGAGGTCCTTCTTGCCCATGCCCACCCCGTGTTCGCCGGTGATCGTGCCGCCGAGCCGCAGCGCGCGTTCGGCCATCCGGTGGGCGAGATCCTTGGCAGCCTTCAGCTCCCCGGCATTCTCGCGCTCGATGAGCAGGATCGCGTGGAAATTGCCGTCGCCGACATGGCCGAGGATCGGGCCGGGAATGCCGGAGGCGGCGATGTCGGCGCGGGTTTCCGCGACCGCTTCGGCCAGCCGCGAGATCGGCACGCACATGTCGGTGACAAGGCCGATCGAGCCGGGGCGCGAGGCGATCGCGGACCGGTAGGCGCCGTGGCGCATCTTCCACAGGCGGCCCCGGTCCTCGGTCGTCGTGGCCCAGTCGAAATGCGCGCCGCCCATCTCCACCACCACCTCGCCGAAGCGCCGGGCGTCCTCGGCGGCGGAGGTCTCCGATCCGTGGAATTCGACCATGAGATGCGGCTTTTCGGGCAGGCTGGTGCCGTTGACGCTGTTGAAGATCGCGGCCGTCGTCTCGTCCACGAACTCGATCCGGGCCATCGGGATGCCCATCTGGATCGTCGCGATGACGGTTTGGACGGCGGCCTCGAAATCGTCGAAGGCGCAGACGGCGGCGGAAGTGGCCTCGGGCTGGCCGTGAAGGCGCAGGGTCAGTTCGGTGATGATGCCGAGCGTGCCTTCGGAGCCGACGATGAGGCCGGTGAGGTCGTAGCCGGCCGAGGATTTGCGGGCGCCCGAGCCGGTGCGGATCACGCGGCCATCGGCCAGCACCACCTCAAGCGCCATGACATTGTCGCGCATCGTGCCGTAGCGCACCGCCGTGGTGCCCGAGGCGCGCGTGGCCGCCATGCCGCCGAGCGAGGCGTTCGCGCCGGGATCGACGGGAAACATGAGGCCGGTCGCGCGCAGTTCGGCATTCAGCGCCTCGCGCGTGACACCCGGCTGGACGACGGCCTGCATGTCCTCGGCCCTGACCTCCAGCACACGGTTCATGCGGGCAAGGTCAAGCGAGATGCCGCCCCGGACCGCGAGCGCGTGGCCTTCGAGCGAGGTGCCGGTGCCCCAGGCCACGACCGGGCAGCCGTGGCGGGCGCAGGTCGCGACGATCCGCGACACTTCCGCGGTCGTCTCGGGGTAGGCGACGGCGTCGGGCGGGGTTTCGGGAAACCATGTCTCGCTCTGGCCGTGGCTGGCGCGGTCGGCCCCGGACCGGGACAGGCGCGGGCCGAGGAATGCCGCGAGTTCGGACAGGGCCGCATCATGCGACATGGTCATCACCGCCGGCAGAGATAGGCAAAGGCGGGCGTGTCGCGGCCCGGAGGCGTGAATTCGATATGATCGAGCTGGGCGCCGAAGCTGACCAGCCGGATCGGATAGACCGCCTGCGCGCTGCTCCGCATCTCGACTGTATCGCCGTCGATCCGGTACTGCACCGCAAGCGCGGGTCCGCCGGCTTCGACCATGAGGAAGAGACCGAATTCGAAGGTTGCCGGGTCCGAACAGGCGGAC
It encodes the following:
- a CDS encoding TrkH family potassium uptake protein, yielding MVDLRPVGYVIGLIIAALGLAMLVPLLTDILLGDPNAEAFAQSALICVLAGSLTAIACQNRAGRSLSVRQAFLLTLGIWVFVPLFGALPFVIGAPEVRIIDAYFEAVSGITTTGASVFVGVDDLPAGVNLWRGMLNWLGGLGIAFIAMIFLPVMRVGGMQFFRTEGFDTFGKVLPRATDIARELFFVYVALTASCMGVYGLLGMPPFEAVAHGLATIATGGFSPRSASFSGYSGSIHYATAIFMLLGSFPYIRYVQLVRGSAIPLWRDVQVRGYLTWVAVAVLAVAGWRFATSDQGLEPAFRESLFNLVSVMSSTGFGAGDFAAWGSFSIIVAMWIGVIGACSGSSAAGLSVFRVQIMFGALAEQVRRIHAPHRIAPVRYAGRTVDADTMDAIVLYLGAYILTFGAIALLIDETGVDFESALFASWTSIGNIGYSYGPLVGATGTFIDYPDVAKGLMILAMIMGRLSLLSVLVILLPRFWQD
- a CDS encoding TrkH family potassium uptake protein — protein: MIDLRPVGYVIGLLAAVLGATMSVPMALDFASENGHWPAFLQSAILTCLTGGLMAVACANGVGERLSLQQTFLLATGVWVALPLFGALPFLFGATGARVVDAVFEAMSGLTTTGATVFVGLEDLPAGLLLWRSMLQWFGGIGIIIVAMVFLPELRVGGMQIFRSEAFDTGGKVLPRAAEIASQIMGIYIGLTILCAVAYMSVGMTGFEAINHALTTMSTGGFSTSDASFGVFQGVPEYLASIFMVLASLPFVRYVQMLAGTSGPMLRDPQVRAFLWTIGVLVAVITAYRILANGDHLEHAFREAIFNVTSIITGTGYASVDYQLWGAFPIVLFFFIGLIGGCAGSTCCSVKIFRYQLLIASVRAQIRRIHSPNGLFTPRYQGQPVTEEVMSSVMAFFGIFIVSLGLISVALALTGLDFVTAISGAATAIANIGPGLGDIIGPAGNFASINDTAKWILTVAMLLGRLELLVVLVIFLPRFWRT
- a CDS encoding serine protease, translated to MRLAAILFGLAVWLGLAGAVQAQNQVWVQIEAQPSLREGEERARAYAGVFPNVGGFVMNTGWYAIVLGPYSPDEANRQLQVLKGERLIPADSYIAFGNRFGRQFWPVGAAAATPSPTAPAAETATALPIPAPTPTDETPAEARRSEALLTAEERQMLQRALQWDDFYAGAIDGAFGAGTRRSMAAWQAAQGYEQTGILTTAQRAELVGHYESERAALGLETLTETEAGIEITYPAALIEFDRYAPPFVHFREKNGSGFRMLLISQKGDQAALTGLYDIMQTLEIVPVAGERQLNRTSFVLSGKNDRLQSHTEAQLSGGLIKGFTLVWKPEDGARAVRVLAAMKAGFRSLGDEALDEGLGQPLSVDHADLVSGLEVRRPVLSRSGFWLDAAGLVATTDAVLDNCARITLDGDYEADVTLRDAGLGLAVLKPRDALAPRAHARLESGRVRINSEIAVAGFSYEDALDSAVLSFGTLADTKGLEGEVDRARLAVTTRAGDAGGPVISTSGAVIGMLLPRDTADGRVLPSDVGFALPAETITGALQAAGLAAAEPASAEAVSTLAPEDLTTLGRDMTVLVSCWR
- a CDS encoding glycine--tRNA ligase subunit alpha codes for the protein MSPTAPRSFQEIILRLQTYWAEKGCAILQPYDMEVGAGTFHPATTLRSLGTRPWAAAYVQPSRRPTDGRYGENPNRLQHYYQYQVLIKPSPPDLQELYLGSLAAIGIDASLHDIRFVEDDWESPTLGAWGLGWEVWCDGMEVSQFTYFQQVGGHDCHPVSGELTYGLERLAMYVLGIDHVMDMPFNDPQTPIALTYGDIFRQTEQEYSRWNFDQAETDMLLKHFEDAEAECERILAAPAEDKAGRRIVMAHPAYDQCIKASHLFNLLDARGVISVTERQAYIGRVRALAKKCADAFVTTEAGGHRNSGAAA
- a CDS encoding DUF6446 family protein, translating into MNGKLIVGFLVVTALLAGAAIYYLQVYAFYERVEPASAAAVIRLTPIAGTPEPMLTEGFEGIDAESSPLRFRGCFSTPMTLAMLSETYAVYDKPTPLIAPSWFTCFDAGRINADLETGAALAFLSEKDIHPGVDRVVAVYPDGRAFAWQQLNESADQ
- the glyS gene encoding glycine--tRNA ligase subunit beta — its product is MPDLLIELFSEEIPARMQGKARDDLKKLVTDGLVEAGLTYAGAHALSTPRRLVLAVDGLAAESKAVREERKGPATTAPEQAVQGFLRSTGLTLDQLEVRDDKKGQVYFAVIEKPGRKAAGIVAEVLESTIRSFPWPKSMRWGAGSLRWVRPLHSILCILSDEHGAEIVPLDVDGIVAGNVTRGHRFLAPGAFSVASFEDYAAKLKLAKVALNPVERAEHIWHDATNAAFAAGLEVVEDRGLLTEVAGLVEWPVVLMGKIGADFLGLPPEVLQTSMREHQKFFSCRNPKSGRIEGFITVANTDTADHGQTILKGNQKVLSARLSDAKFFWENDLRTVAQEGLEGMAAGLANVTFHNKLGSQKDRIDRIEALAREIAPSVGAKPDLAAEAARVAKADLQSAMVGEFPELQGTMGVYYAKAAKLPEAVANACKAHYQPLGPSDDVPTEPVSVAVALADKIDTLTGFWAIDEKPTGSKDPFALRRAALGVIRLVSLADRRVPLKSLVRNCVGDYALTFLNDPVISEVVTAHMRDDILYGEDIIRDQELAIKRANEFFVVSLALSMEFEYENEEGSNRLPPASQAAKLSALSTLPTILEELGLSYAGLQSQVDWNEQHNRAYCSAAVALKNAVEEITSNLLAFFHDRLKVHLRDEGIRHDVIDACLAMPGNDDLTLLVKRAEALSAFLKTDDGGNLIHGFKRANNILTQAEEKDGVEYSFGADAKFAEDATERSLFAALDTAEAEIVPAMEAEEFGAAMAAMAKLRAPIDAFFEAVQVNTDNEIVRRNRLNLLSRIRTICLSVADLTKVEG
- a CDS encoding SgcJ/EcaC family oxidoreductase, translating into MSLAEPAEFPRAFANAWAARDAKILAALFAEDADFLTLTGHWAEGRKAITATLAGELAGAFARAKLVTGRTKTRSLAGGVAQVMQRYVLSGIVHPDGSDAGRVGAILSAVLVAGPEGWQVAAAQFTAEG
- a CDS encoding FAD-binding oxidoreductase; translated protein: MSHDAALSELAAFLGPRLSRSGADRASHGQSETWFPETPPDAVAYPETTAEVSRIVATCARHGCPVVAWGTGTSLEGHALAVRGGISLDLARMNRVLEVRAEDMQAVVQPGVTREALNAELRATGLMFPVDPGANASLGGMAATRASGTTAVRYGTMRDNVMALEVVLADGRVIRTGSGARKSSAGYDLTGLIVGSEGTLGIITELTLRLHGQPEATSAAVCAFDDFEAAVQTVIATIQMGIPMARIEFVDETTAAIFNSVNGTSLPEKPHLMVEFHGSETSAAEDARRFGEVVVEMGGAHFDWATTTEDRGRLWKMRHGAYRSAIASRPGSIGLVTDMCVPISRLAEAVAETRADIAASGIPGPILGHVGDGNFHAILLIERENAGELKAAKDLAHRMAERALRLGGTITGEHGVGMGKKDLMAMEHGDAWEVMARIKRALDPDGILNPGKIVEGNA